From Danio rerio strain Tuebingen ecotype United States chromosome 7, GRCz12tu, whole genome shotgun sequence, the proteins below share one genomic window:
- the si:dkey-83f18.9 gene encoding uncharacterized protein LOC100002975 precursor — translation MAQSLYFPLLLIALCSISECVQRQYHFINETKNWTEAQRYCRENYTDLATVDNMNDMIELMKSVKVNDRRVWIGLQRTSDYNWHWSSGDPTLFKNWASGQPVGGDKCAYIIGGQWYVLPCSATYTSFICYNMSRGLVYVKQSMNWVDAQSYCRQNHIDLVSVRNQNENEQMKTFINDRNLSGSGIWIGLFRDTWQWTDQSSSSFRYWNTGEPNNSGGHENCTVLMENTQGYWADVPCDWQYPFVCHEDKLIVVQQNLSWSEALRYCRQHHVDLVSVQSVEMQYEVMNVVKLASTEAVWLGLRFSHILDIWYWVSGETVCYQNWAPGNGTSEKICEPTVSSGAVQSGQGQSWISRPETDRLNFICTKY, via the exons ATGGCTCAGTCTCTATATTTCCCTCTTCTCCTCATTG CTCTCTGCTCCATATCTGAATGTGTTCAGCGTCAGTATCACTTTATAAATGAGACAAAGAACTGGACTGAAGCTCAGAGATACTGCAGAGAGAATTACACAGATCTGGCCACTGTTGACAACATGAACGACATGATCGAGCTGATGAAGAGTGTGAAAGTGAATGATAGACGTGTCTGGATTGGTCTTCAGAGGACAAGTGATTATAATTGGCATTGGTCTTCAGGTGATCCTACACTGTTTAAGAACTGGGCATCTGGACAACCAGTCGGCGGTGATAAATGTGCTTATATAATAGGTGGACAGTGGTATGTTTTGCCATGTAGTGCCACCTACACATCATTCATCTGCTACAACA TGAGCAGAGGACTGGTGTATGTCAAACAGTCAATGAACTGGGTAGACGCTCAGAGTTACTGCAGACAGAATCACATTGATCTGGTCAGTGTGAGGAACCAGAATGAGAATGAACAGATGAAAACGTTCATTAATGACAGAAACTTATCTGGATCTGGAATCTGGATCGGTCTGTTCAGAGACACATGGCAGTGGACAGATCAGAGCAGCTCCTCATTCAGATACTGGAATACAGGTGAACCAAATAATAGTGGAGGTCATGAAAACTGTACAGTGCTAATGGAGAACACTCAAGGATATTGGGCAGATGTTCCTTGTGACTGGCAGTATCCTTTTGTGTGTCATGAAG ATAAACTGATTGTGGTCCAGCAGAATCTGTCGTGGTCTGAAGCTCTGAGATACTGCAGACAGCATCATGTGGATCTGGTCTCGGTTCAGTCAGTGGAGATGCAGTATGAGGTGATGAACGTGGTTAAACTGGCGTCTACTGAGGCGGTGTGGTTGGGTTTACGATTCTCCCACATTTTGGACATCTGGTACTGGGTGAGTGGAGAGACCGTGTGCTATCAGAACTGGGCTCCAGGGAACGGCACATCAGAGAAGATTTGTGAGCCCACAGTGAGTTCTGGAGCAGTTCAGTCTGGACAAGGTCAGTCCTGGATCAGCCGTCCTGAAACTGACCGGCTCAACTTCATCTGCACTAAGTACTAG
- the si:dkey-83f18.9 gene encoding uncharacterized protein isoform X1 has product MLMIMNVLSISSSEMAQSLYFPLLLIALCSISECVQRQYHFINETKNWTEAQRYCRENYTDLATVDNMNDMIELMKSVKVNDRRVWIGLQRTSDYNWHWSSGDPTLFKNWASGQPVGGDKCAYIIGGQWYVLPCSATYTSFICYNMSRGLVYVKQSMNWVDAQSYCRQNHIDLVSVRNQNENEQMKTFINDRNLSGSGIWIGLFRDTWQWTDQSSSSFRYWNTGEPNNSGGHENCTVLMENTQGYWADVPCDWQYPFVCHEDKLIVVQQNLSWSEALRYCRQHHVDLVSVQSVEMQYEVMNVVKLASTEAVWLGLRFSHILDIWYWVSGETVCYQNWAPGNGTSEKICEPTVSSGAVQSGQGQSWISRPETDRLNFICTKY; this is encoded by the exons ATGCTAATGATTATGAATGTTTTGTCAATTTCTTCCTCAGAAATGGCTCAGTCTCTATATTTCCCTCTTCTCCTCATTG CTCTCTGCTCCATATCTGAATGTGTTCAGCGTCAGTATCACTTTATAAATGAGACAAAGAACTGGACTGAAGCTCAGAGATACTGCAGAGAGAATTACACAGATCTGGCCACTGTTGACAACATGAACGACATGATCGAGCTGATGAAGAGTGTGAAAGTGAATGATAGACGTGTCTGGATTGGTCTTCAGAGGACAAGTGATTATAATTGGCATTGGTCTTCAGGTGATCCTACACTGTTTAAGAACTGGGCATCTGGACAACCAGTCGGCGGTGATAAATGTGCTTATATAATAGGTGGACAGTGGTATGTTTTGCCATGTAGTGCCACCTACACATCATTCATCTGCTACAACA TGAGCAGAGGACTGGTGTATGTCAAACAGTCAATGAACTGGGTAGACGCTCAGAGTTACTGCAGACAGAATCACATTGATCTGGTCAGTGTGAGGAACCAGAATGAGAATGAACAGATGAAAACGTTCATTAATGACAGAAACTTATCTGGATCTGGAATCTGGATCGGTCTGTTCAGAGACACATGGCAGTGGACAGATCAGAGCAGCTCCTCATTCAGATACTGGAATACAGGTGAACCAAATAATAGTGGAGGTCATGAAAACTGTACAGTGCTAATGGAGAACACTCAAGGATATTGGGCAGATGTTCCTTGTGACTGGCAGTATCCTTTTGTGTGTCATGAAG ATAAACTGATTGTGGTCCAGCAGAATCTGTCGTGGTCTGAAGCTCTGAGATACTGCAGACAGCATCATGTGGATCTGGTCTCGGTTCAGTCAGTGGAGATGCAGTATGAGGTGATGAACGTGGTTAAACTGGCGTCTACTGAGGCGGTGTGGTTGGGTTTACGATTCTCCCACATTTTGGACATCTGGTACTGGGTGAGTGGAGAGACCGTGTGCTATCAGAACTGGGCTCCAGGGAACGGCACATCAGAGAAGATTTGTGAGCCCACAGTGAGTTCTGGAGCAGTTCAGTCTGGACAAGGTCAGTCCTGGATCAGCCGTCCTGAAACTGACCGGCTCAACTTCATCTGCACTAAGTACTAG